In the genome of Nonomuraea sp. NBC_00507, the window GCGCGGGCCGCTCCACGAACGGCCCGTCGAGCCTGGTGCGCATGTCCGCGTAGCGGGCCCAGAACACCTCTTTGCGCCGCGCGTCGGTGGCCACCAGGAACGGCTCGGCGAGCCCGCTGCCGTAGGCGACCGCGTCGAGCGTGCACATGCCGTACGCGGGCACGCCCAGCGTTGTGGCGAGCCCCTGAGCGGTCATCAGCCCGACGCGCAGCCCGGTGTAGGGCCCCGGGCCGCTGCCCGCCACGATGGCCGTCACGTCGCGCAGTGTCGCGCGCGCCTCGCCCAGCACCCGCTCGATGGTGGGGACGAGCAGCTCGCCGTGGCGCCGGGCGTCGATCGTCGTGGACTCGGCGAGCACGCGCTCCCCGTCGTGGAGCGCGGCGGTGACGGCAGGCGTCGCGGTATCAAAGGCCAGGACCAGCACGACTGTTTAGCCTACCTGCAGGAGCCGTCTCAACCGGCCGTATCGTCAGTCCCAGCCGGTACGCCGCCGCAGCCAGTCGAGCGCGACCACGCCCTGCGCCCGCTGGAACTCCCGCACCGTCGGCAGCCCCGGCGGGTCAGGCTGTCGGGCCTGCCGCACGAAGTATCCCGCCATCGCGGCGACGACGGCGGTCACGGCCGGGTCGGGGTCGGTGAACAGCTCATGCGGCGGCGGCCCGCCCTGCATGCCGACCGACGGCAGCATGCCCACCCGGTCGAACCACTGCGGGCCGACGCACGCCCACGGCCAGTCCACGACGTAGACCCGCTCGTCGGTGAGCAGGATGTTGTCGGCTCGCAGGTCGGCGTGGACCAGCGTGTCACCCGCCGCGGCCGCCTCCCAGCCGGACTCCAGCTCGGCCAACTCCTCGAGGTGGCCGAGCGCCCAAGGGTCGAGCCCGCTGGTGTCCTCCGCCATCAGTTTGCGCCAGCCGTGCAAGTCCGACCCCAGGACCTCGCCGATCGGCGGCGCGTCGATGGGGGTTGGGGTGAGCGCGGCCGACATTCTGCCCACGGCCTCCAGCACCCGGTCGAGCTGGTCGCGCCGCCACGGCAACTCCGGGTGATCGCCCTCGACGTCCTCGAAGACCAGCGCCACCCAGCCCTCCAGCTCGAACCCGGTCAGCAGCCGGGGCGCGGGAACGGACGCGGGCAGCGCTGCGGCGATCTTGAGCTCGGAGCGGTAGAGGCGGACGGTGTCGGGGTTCGGCTCGGGACCGGCGGGTGCGCCTCCTGCCAGGGCACGCGCGTGCCGGCCGCGGGAGGGTGGCTCATACCTGCGAAGCGTAGACGATGATGTTGTCCAGGTATTCGCCCTTGGCGTAGTCGAACTTGCCGCCGCAGGTCACCAGCTTGAGCCCGTCCTCGACGTACACGCGCCTGATCGGGAAGCTGTCCTTGTGCACCTGCTCGATCGAATCGACCTTGTACGTCACGGTCTTGCCGTCGCTGCGCTCGACCTTCACGGTCTCGCCCTTGCGTAACTGCCTGAGCTTGTAGAACACGGCCGGCGCGGTCTTGGTGTCCACGTGGCCGATGATCACCGAGGCGCCCTTCTCGCCGGGCACCGCGCTGCCCGAGTACCAGCCGGCCAGCTTGGGCTTCTCGTATGGAGGCAGCTCGACGTCGCCGTTCTTCTCCAGGCCGAGCTTCATCAGCGGGGCCTCGACGTCGATGGAGGGGATGTCGATGCTCTTGGGTACGACGTTCGCGACGGGAGTGGAGTCGGTCTGCTGCATGCCCCTGCCGAACGCGAACAGCAGCAGGCCCGTCACGGCCCCGGCGAGCACCACCCGTCCTGGGCGGGCCATCGTGTTATGCCCGGTTACGCCGCTTGACCGCGAAGGCGATGCCGCCGGCCAGGGCCAGGGCGATCAGCACGCCCGCGGGGCCGAGCGGGATCGAGGACTCGTCACTGACGTCCTGCGCGTACGTGCCGCCGCCGCCGGCCCTGGGCGCCTTGGTCGGCACGTTGGTCGGCAGCGCCTCGCCCGAGACGACCCGCAGCCGGGCCGTCCCCATGTCGTTGGTGCCGTCACACTTGACGTCGACGGTGTACGTGCCGCGTCTGACCGTTCCCCCGACCTGCGCCGAGCCGCGCACCCAGGGTGAGCCGCCGGCGGCGCCGGTCGGTGTGGGGGAGCTCCCGCCCGAGGGCACCGGGTCGAGCGTGGCGCCGCTGACGAACGCCGTGGACGTGGCGGTGCCGGTGTGTGCGGGACCACCGCTCGGGAGCGGGCAGTTGGCCAGGATCCATACCGTCGAGGTCTGGCCGGCCGTGACACGGTCGGGGTTGAGCTGGACCTGGATGGTGGGCCGGGTGACGCTCGGTCGCGGGCTGGCCGAGGTCGGGGTGGCTGTGGGGGTCCCACCCGGGGTGGTGGCCGTGCCGGTGGCTGTGGGTGTCGGTGTGGCTGTGGGGGTGGGGGTGGTTTCGGCCGAGGCCGTGCAGCCGGTCGTCAGACCGACCATGACGATGGCTCCCGCGTACGCGACTCGCCTGACCCTGAGCACCGGCCGCACCCCACTTTGCCGTCTTGCCACCAGCATCCACCCAAAATGTGGATGTCGCCCCTCCTGATACCCAGAAAATCTGGGCGAATCCCTAGCCAACGATCATGATTTACATCATCGGCCCGGTACGTCAAGAGTGCCAGCTTTGCCGGGGATTGATCGCGATTTTAATCTTCTAGCCGATCAAACGGCGTGTCGGCCCATCGCGGGCCCACGGCGCGCAACGTCACGATCCTGACCTCGTCGCCGGCCTCGCGGTCGATGTGGACCTCCAGCCGGTCCTCGGACAGGCCCTCGACCAGGCCTTCGCCCCATTCGACGACCGTGACGGACTCATCCAGCGAGGCGTCCAGGTCCAGGTCGTCCACTTCCAGGTCGCCGCCCAGCCGGTAGGCGTCGGCGTGCACCAGCGGCGGGCCCTGATGCAGCGACGGGTGCACCCGGGCGATCACGAACGTGGGCGAGGTGATGGGCCCGCGTACTTTGAGTCCTTCGGCGAGCCCCTGCACGAGCGTGGTCTTGCCGGCGCCGAGCGGCCCGGACAGCACGACCAGGTCGCCGGCGCGCAGGAACGCGGCCAGGCGGGCGCCGTACGCGCGCATGTCCTCGGCGCTCGCCGCCCTCACTCGTCCTCCACCCGCTTGACCAGGTCGCGCAGCGCGTCGTTGACGACGCCGGGGCGTTCGAGCTGGATCAAATGGGAGGTGTCGGGCACCTCCGTCAGCTGGGCTTTAGGCAGCGCGGCGGCCATGGCCTTGCTGTGATCGGGCGGGGTCAGCCAGTCCCGGTCGCCGACCACGATCGCGGTCGGCACCGGGTCGAGCACGTGCAGCGCGGACAGCTTGTCGTGGTTCATCAGCGCCGGGTAGAAGTCGGCGACCACCTCGGTCGGCGTCGCCCTGATCATGGACTCGGCGAAGTCGACGACGGTGGGACTGATGTTCTTGGAGTCGCCGAAGCCGATGAAGCGGGTGATCAGGAAGGCGATGTCGCTGCCGGCGCTGCGGGTCCTGTCGACCAGCGAGCCTCGCTTGCCCAACATCGAGACCGTGGACGGCGCGACCTTGTGCACGACCTTGGAGACCATCGCCGGCAGGCCCAGCGTCAGCTCGGCCAGCTTGCCCGCCGAGGTCGAGATGAGCGCCACGGCGCGGATCTTCTCGCCGAACAGATCCGGATAGCGGTCGGCGAGCGCCATGATCGTCATGCCGCCCATGGAATGGCCGACCAGCACGCACGGGCCCGGCACGAACTCCTCGATCACCTCGGCGAGGTCCTCACCCAGCCGGTCGATCGTGCTGTCGTCGGCGCCGGCACGCTGGGAGCGGCCGTGCGAGCGCTGGTCCCACAGGACGACGCGGTAGTTCTCGCGCAGGTCCTTGCGCTGGTAGTGCCAGGACTCCAGGCTGAGGCAGTAGCCGTGACAGAGCACGATCGTCAGCGGCGCGGCGTGCTCATGGTCGCGACCGCTTCGGGGCTCGTTGGCATCGTTGCTCTCGCTCTCTCCCCCCGAGCTCCTTCGCTCCTCGGGACCGTCGATCTCCACATGCAGCGCCACCCCGTCGGAGGTGACGAGCGTGCGCTCCCTGCCTCGCAGCTCGCCGAACGGCTCGCTGGCCTCGGTGTCGGGGCGCAGCCTGATCCGGCCGACCGCGTAGCGCTTGGCCAGCGCCGCCGCCGCGACACCGGCGGACGCCGCGCCGACGAGCGCGCCGGCGATCCCTACCCTGCGCCGTGTTGTCGTCGTCATCTCCCCGATCCTTCTTATGCCCGACCCTGGTAAACCCGCGGCACTCGCGAGCCGATCCTCGTCACGATTTCATGCGTGATCGTGCCGAGCGTATCCGCCCACTCCTGAGCGGTCGGCTCGCCCCCGTCACCGGGGCCGAACAGCACGACCTCCTCGCCCGCCGCGAGCGGGTCGTCACCCATGTCGATCATGAACTGGTCCATGCACACCCGGCCGGCGATCAGCCTGCGTCGGCCGCCCGCCAGCACCTCGGCCCTGCCCGTGGCGTGCCTGAGTATGCCGTCGGCATAGCCGAGCGGGACGAGTCCGAGCGTGGTCTCGCGGTCGGTGACGTAGAGGTGAGCGTAGGACACTCCCGAGCCCTCAGGGACCCGCTTGACCAGCCCGACCTGGGCGGTGAGCGTCATGGCCGGCCGGAGGCCGAAGTCGCCCAGCTCGGGGATCGGGCTCAGGCCGTACATCGCGATGCCGGACCTGACCAGGTCGTAGCGGGCTTCGGGGAGCGTCATGATGGCGGCGGAGTTGGAGATGTGCCTGATCACGTGGGAGCCGGCCGCGCCTCCCTGCTCGGCCAGCTTCAGCGCGGCCTCGAACGCCTCCAGCTGCTGCTGGATCGACGGGTGACCGGGGATGTCGGCGCAGGCGAAGTGGGACCAGAGGCCGACGATCTCGATGACGCCCTCGGCCCGCAGCTCCAGGGCCCTGGCCAGCAACGGCGGCCAGGTGGCGAGCGGCGAGCCGCCCCGGCTCATGCCGGTGTCGGCCTCCAGGTGCAGCTTCGCGGTGCGTCCCGTGCGCCGGGCGGCGGCGGCGATCTCGTCGAGCAGCCGCTCGTCGGCGGCCGACAGCTCGACGTCCTGCGCCAGCGCCTCATCGAGCGGCTCGCCCGGCGTGATGAGCCAGGCCAGGATCGGCGCGGTCACACCGCCCGCGCGCAACTCCAGCGCCTCCCTGACGAACGCGGTGCCGAGCCGGCTCGCGCCCCCCTCCAGCACGGCCGCGGAACACGGCACCAGGCCGTGTCCGTAGGCGTCCGCCTTGACGGCGCCCATCAGCTCGGTGCCGGCCGCCCGCTCCTTGAGCAGGGCCACGTTGTGTCTGATCGCGGCCAGGTCCACCCGTGCCTGCGCGGGCGTGGCCATCGGGGAGTACATCCTTCTAGTGTGGCAGCTCAGACGTGTGGTCGAGCGCGATTCGCACCGCTCACGCCGCTGCCCCGCGACTTTCGCCCCACATCACCCCGCCTCGCCCGCAGATCGCATGCGCCGGGCACAAGCCGCCTCGCCCGCAGATCGCATGCGCCGGGCACAAGCCGCCCCACCCGCAGAACGCACGCGCCAGGCAGCCGCCCGCCCGGCACGGGCAGGGCGTGCGGCCGGTCAGGTGTTGTCGGTGCTCACCGCTCGCATGGCCGCCGGGATCGCCGTAGCGACGTCGGCCGCCGCGAGCGGGGCGCCGTCGGCGGCCATGCGGCCGGCCAGCCCGTGCAGGTATGCCGCACAGGCCGCGGCGTCGTAGCAGCTCAGCCCTTGGGCGAGCAGCGCGCCCGCCACGCCGGACAGCACGTCGCCGGTGCCGCCGGTGGCCAGCCAGGACGTGCCGGTGCCGTTGACGCGTACCGGCCTGGAGTCCTCGGCGATCATCGTGGTCGACCCCTTGAGCAGCACGGTCACGCCCAGCTCGGCGGCCGCCCGGCGGGTGTGCTCCAGCCTGGCGGCCTCGATGTCGTCGCGGTCGGCCCGGATCAACCTGGCCAGCTCCCCGGCGTGCGGCGTGATCAGCACCGGCGCGCTGCGGAACAGCAGCGAGCGTTCCCTGGCCACCAGCGTCAGCGCGTCGGCGTCGATCAGCACCGGCACCTGCGACTCGAGCACCCTGGTCGCCAGCTCGTGCGCCCAGTCGTCGGTGCCGAGTCCCGGCCCGAGCACCCAGGCCTGCACCCGCCCGACGTCATCGATCGAAGGCCGCTCCAGCTGGGTGATCACCGCTTCCGGCCAGTGCGCGCGCACCTGCGCCACGGGGGCGGCCGGCCCGACGTAGCGCACCATGCCCGCCCCGGCACGCAGCGCCCCGCCCACGGCGAGCACGGCGGCGCCCGTGTACAGATCGCTTCCGGCCGCGACGCCCAGCACGCCCCTGCGGTATTTGTCCGACTCCTTGCCCGGGCGCGGCAGCAGGACGTCCACATCGCCGTCGGTGAGCGCGGCCACGTCGGGGTCGGGCAGGTAGGACCCGAGCCCGATGTCCACCAACTCGACCCTCCCCGCGCAGTCGGCTCCGGGATCGACGAGCAGTCCCGTCTTGTAGGCACCCATGGTGACGGTCACCCGGGCGCGCACGGCCGTCCCCTGCACCTGCCCGGTGCTCGCGTCGACGCCGCTCGGCACGTCCACCGCGACGATCGGGCCGCGGGCCGCGTTCGCCTCCTGGACGAGCTCACGGTACGGCTCCCGCAGCGCCCCGCTCGCCCCGATCCCGACGAGCCCGTCGACGATCAGGTCGGCCCGGTCGAGCGCCGCCAGGTCGACCACCCGCCCGCCGGCCTCCTGGAGCGCCGCCAGGCCCGCCTGGTGCGTCCTGGACCCGGTCAGGATGGCGCCCACCCACGCCCCGCGCCTGGCCAGGCGCTCGCCGGCGTAGAGCGCGTCGCCGCCGTTGTCGCCGCTGCCGACGAGGAGCACGACGCGTCTGCCGTAGACGCTGCCGAGCAGGTCGGCGCAGACTCCGGCGAGCCCGGCGGCGGCCCGCTGCATGAGCGTGCCCGGCGGCAGCTTCGCCATGAGCACCTGCTCGGCGGCCCGGATCTGGTCGGCGGTGTAGGCAGTGCGCATGATCCGAAGCTATCCTTCCGCGATCACATAGGCCACGGCCACCCCCGCATCGTGGCTGAGCGACACGTGCCAGCGCTTGACCCCGAGGTCGTAGGCGACCTCGGCGGCCTTGCCGGTGACCCGCAGCTCCGGCTTGCCCAGCTCGTCGCAGCGCACCTCCGCCTCCAGATGCCCCAGGCCCTTGGGTGCGCCCAGCGCCTTGGCTACGGCTTCCTTGGCGGCGAACCTGGCGGCCAAGGAGTGCACCGGGAGCGGCCGCTCGAGGTCGGTGAACAGCCGCTCGCGCAGCTGCGGCGTACGTTCGAGCGCCGCCTCGAAGCGGGCGATGTCCACGACGTCCACGCCGATGCCCAGGATCACCGTCCCAGGTTACTCAAAACAATCCACGCTCCCACGGGCCCCAGATCGCGATGGATCTGCCCTGTTTGGCCTGGACGTTGACGTACAGCGTGTGGCCGCCCGGCCCGAACGTGGAGCCCGCGAACTCGGCGCCCGGGTCGTCAGTGATCGGCTCAAGACGGCAGAAGTCGAAGATCTGCCC includes:
- the alr gene encoding alanine racemase; this translates as MATPAQARVDLAAIRHNVALLKERAAGTELMGAVKADAYGHGLVPCSAAVLEGGASRLGTAFVREALELRAGGVTAPILAWLITPGEPLDEALAQDVELSAADERLLDEIAAAARRTGRTAKLHLEADTGMSRGGSPLATWPPLLARALELRAEGVIEIVGLWSHFACADIPGHPSIQQQLEAFEAALKLAEQGGAAGSHVIRHISNSAAIMTLPEARYDLVRSGIAMYGLSPIPELGDFGLRPAMTLTAQVGLVKRVPEGSGVSYAHLYVTDRETTLGLVPLGYADGILRHATGRAEVLAGGRRRLIAGRVCMDQFMIDMGDDPLAAGEEVVLFGPGDGGEPTAQEWADTLGTITHEIVTRIGSRVPRVYQGRA
- a CDS encoding holo-ACP synthase, translated to MILGIGVDVVDIARFEAALERTPQLRERLFTDLERPLPVHSLAARFAAKEAVAKALGAPKGLGHLEAEVRCDELGKPELRVTGKAAEVAYDLGVKRWHVSLSHDAGVAVAYVIAEG
- a CDS encoding NAD(P)H-hydrate dehydratase; translated protein: MRTAYTADQIRAAEQVLMAKLPPGTLMQRAAAGLAGVCADLLGSVYGRRVVLLVGSGDNGGDALYAGERLARRGAWVGAILTGSRTHQAGLAALQEAGGRVVDLAALDRADLIVDGLVGIGASGALREPYRELVQEANAARGPIVAVDVPSGVDASTGQVQGTAVRARVTVTMGAYKTGLLVDPGADCAGRVELVDIGLGSYLPDPDVAALTDGDVDVLLPRPGKESDKYRRGVLGVAAGSDLYTGAAVLAVGGALRAGAGMVRYVGPAAPVAQVRAHWPEAVITQLERPSIDDVGRVQAWVLGPGLGTDDWAHELATRVLESQVPVLIDADALTLVARERSLLFRSAPVLITPHAGELARLIRADRDDIEAARLEHTRRAAAELGVTVLLKGSTTMIAEDSRPVRVNGTGTSWLATGGTGDVLSGVAGALLAQGLSCYDAAACAAYLHGLAGRMAADGAPLAAADVATAIPAAMRAVSTDNT
- the tsaB gene encoding tRNA (adenosine(37)-N6)-threonylcarbamoyltransferase complex dimerization subunit type 1 TsaB; this translates as MLVLAFDTATPAVTAALHDGERVLAESTTIDARRHGELLVPTIERVLGEARATLRDVTAIVAGSGPGPYTGLRVGLMTAQGLATTLGVPAYGMCTLDAVAYGSGLAEPFLVATDARRKEVFWARYADMRTRLDGPFVERPAQVPAEGLSVVGAGAELYPEAFGQSAGPPYPYAGALASLAAERLAEGTPLDPPRPIYLRRPDAVVPGAPKRVTA
- a CDS encoding alpha/beta fold hydrolase; its protein translation is MTTTTRRRVGIAGALVGAASAGVAAAALAKRYAVGRIRLRPDTEASEPFGELRGRERTLVTSDGVALHVEIDGPEERRSSGGESESNDANEPRSGRDHEHAAPLTIVLCHGYCLSLESWHYQRKDLRENYRVVLWDQRSHGRSQRAGADDSTIDRLGEDLAEVIEEFVPGPCVLVGHSMGGMTIMALADRYPDLFGEKIRAVALISTSAGKLAELTLGLPAMVSKVVHKVAPSTVSMLGKRGSLVDRTRSAGSDIAFLITRFIGFGDSKNISPTVVDFAESMIRATPTEVVADFYPALMNHDKLSALHVLDPVPTAIVVGDRDWLTPPDHSKAMAAALPKAQLTEVPDTSHLIQLERPGVVNDALRDLVKRVEDE
- the tsaE gene encoding tRNA (adenosine(37)-N6)-threonylcarbamoyltransferase complex ATPase subunit type 1 TsaE → MRAASAEDMRAYGARLAAFLRAGDLVVLSGPLGAGKTTLVQGLAEGLKVRGPITSPTFVIARVHPSLHQGPPLVHADAYRLGGDLEVDDLDLDASLDESVTVVEWGEGLVEGLSEDRLEVHIDREAGDEVRIVTLRAVGPRWADTPFDRLED
- a CDS encoding class F sortase, which translates into the protein MARPGRVVLAGAVTGLLLFAFGRGMQQTDSTPVANVVPKSIDIPSIDVEAPLMKLGLEKNGDVELPPYEKPKLAGWYSGSAVPGEKGASVIIGHVDTKTAPAVFYKLRQLRKGETVKVERSDGKTVTYKVDSIEQVHKDSFPIRRVYVEDGLKLVTCGGKFDYAKGEYLDNIIVYASQV
- a CDS encoding aminoglycoside phosphotransferase family protein, with the protein product MAGGAPAGPEPNPDTVRLYRSELKIAAALPASVPAPRLLTGFELEGWVALVFEDVEGDHPELPWRRDQLDRVLEAVGRMSAALTPTPIDAPPIGEVLGSDLHGWRKLMAEDTSGLDPWALGHLEELAELESGWEAAAAGDTLVHADLRADNILLTDERVYVVDWPWACVGPQWFDRVGMLPSVGMQGGPPPHELFTDPDPAVTAVVAAMAGYFVRQARQPDPPGLPTVREFQRAQGVVALDWLRRRTGWD